In the Euphorbia lathyris chromosome 5, ddEupLath1.1, whole genome shotgun sequence genome, one interval contains:
- the LOC136230186 gene encoding pentatricopeptide repeat-containing protein At1g03540 — translation MKLVFSAKRHCSSLPSLNSNSILNSQTKEFKIIQYCKSGAFFDAIHLLNFLDSSKLTNKPFLYASLLQTCTKVASFNHGLQIHSHLIKSGLDQDRFVGNSLLSLYFKLGSNFSETRRVFDGLCYRDVITWTSMITGYTKQGNPQNAIELFCEMGDFGIEPNAFTLSAVIKACTDLGSLRLGKCFHAVVIGLGFDSNCVIGSGLIDFYGRNCGIEDARKVFDELLEPDDVCWTSVISAFTRNDMYGEALGFFYLMQREIKLAPDVFTFGTVLTACGNLQRLKQGKEVHAKVITSGYNGNVIVESSLVDMYAKCGFLDHSQRVFDRMSRRNSVSWTALMGGYCQNGEFESVINIFREAEMADLYSLGIVLRACAGLAAIRQGKEVHCQYTRRGGWRDVIAESALVDLYAKCGCIDFAHRVFVNMPVRNSITWNSMICGFAQNGRGEEALRIFREMIKDRATPDYITFVGVLFACSHAGLVDEGRKYFLLMTEEYGIEPGIEHYNCIVDLLGRAGLLEEAENLIESAHCRDKSSIWAVLLGACATDTNSTAVAERIAKKTMELEPDYHLSYVYLANIYRAVGRWEDAVNIRKLMEERGVKKTPGRSWIETNRHG, via the coding sequence ATGAAGCTTGTTTTCTCTGCAAAACGCCATTGCAGTTCTCTTCCCTCTCTCAATTCAAATTccatcctaaattcccaaactaAAGAATTCAAAATCATCCAATACTGTAAATCCGGTGCTTTCTTTGATGCAATTCATCTTCTCAATTTTCTAGACTCCAGCAAACTCACCAACAAGCCATTCCTCTACGCTTCCCTCTTACAAACCTGTACCAAAGTCGCCTCGTTCAATCACGGTCTCCAAATTCATTCCCATTTAATCAAATCTGGTCTTGATCAAGATAGATTTGTCGGTAATAGCTTACTCTCACTCTATTTTAAATTAGGTTCTAATTTTTCTGAGACCAGACGAGTTTTTGATGGATTATGTTACAGAGATGTGATTACTTGGACTTCAATGATTACTGGTTATACTAAACAAGGAAACCCCCAAAATGCTATTGAATTGTTTTGTGAAATGGGGGATTTCGGAATTGAGCCGAATGCGTTCACTTTATCTGCTGTGATTAAGGCTTGTACTGATCTTGGGAGCTTGAGGCTCGGTAAATGCTTTCATGCGGTTGTTATTGGTCTTGGATTTGATTCTAATTGTGTAATTGGTAGTGGTTTGATTGATTTCTATGGCAGGAATTGTGGGATTGAAGATGCACGGAAGGTGTTCGATGAATTGCTTGAACCAGATGATGTATGTTGGACTTCTGTAATCTCGGCGTTTACTAGGAATGATATGTACGGTGAAGCTTTAGGGTTTTTTTATTTGATGCAAAGGGAAATTAAATTGGCTCCAGATGTGTTCACATTTGGGACTGTGTTGACTGCTTGTGGTAATTTACAGAGGTTGAAGCAAGGTAAGGAAGTTCATGCTAAAGTCATTACATCTGGTTATAATGGAAATGTGATTGTTGAGAGTAGCCTTGTTGATATGTATGCGAAATGCGGGTTTTTAGATCATTCTCAGCGCGTTTTCGATAGGATGAGTAGAAGAAATTCGGTTTCGTGGACTGCATTGATGGGGGGATATTGTCAAAATGGTGAATTTGAATCTGTAATTAACATTTTCAGAGAAGCAGAGATGGCTGATCTTTATAGTTTGGGGATTGTTCTTCGAGCCTGTGCAGGTTTGGCCGCGATTAGGCAAGGGAAAGAGGTTCATTGTCAGTATACGAGAAGAGGCGGTTGGAGAGATGTTATTGCAGAATCTGCTCTAGTTGATCTTTATGCGAAATGTGGATGCATTGATTTCGCACATAGAGTTTTCGTAAACATGCCTGTTCGAAATTCGATAACTTGGAACTCGATGATTTGTGGGTTTGCTCAAAATGGAAGAGGTGAAGAAGCTCTTCGAATTTTCCGCGAAATGATCAAAGATAGGGCTACACCGGACTACATTACTTTCGTTGGGGTTCTTTTTGCTTGCAGCCATGCAGGTTTGGTTGATGAAGGGCGGAAATACTTTCTGTTGATGACCGAGGAATACGGAATTGAACCCGGAATCGAGCATTACAACTGCATCGTTGATCTTCTAGGACGTGCTGGTTTGTTGGAAGAAGCTGAAAACTTGATAGAGAGTGCACATTGCAGAGATAAATCATCTATCTGGGCTGTTCTTCTCGGCGCATGTGCAACGGATACGAACTCTACTGCTGTTGCGGAGCGAATTGCGAAGAAAACCATGGAATTGGAACCTGATTACCATTTGAGCTATGTTTATCTTGCTAATATTTATAGAGCAGTAGGACGGTGGGAAGATGCTGTAAATATTAGGAAATTAATGGAAGAACGAGGAGTTAAGAAGACGCCCGGAAGAAGTTGGATAGAGACTAACAGGCACGGATAG
- the LOC136229475 gene encoding U-box domain-containing protein 35-like, translating into MWMTKLHPEKKEVNNGSGTVAVAIDKDKTSQNALKWAVDHILQRGQVVILIHVKVKGSTHGVPSLQRENSLVCRDPDPQTRDLFLPFRCFCTRKEIQCKDVVLQETEIAKGLVEYVTHTAIETLVLGASNKTGFLRFKVTDVPSSVLKTAPEFCTVHVISKGKIQSTRSATKPAPAVFPLHSKHTNQPISKHANNQPIMETFLPLNDNNNNYASNNKRVQEKPPTVDPPRKSEESDFFRSPLTRKGANGKTYAELSVPDTDISFVSSGRPSVSSSRPSVDRFYPALYDFIEMGGRSQRPSNVSEAESNEYSFTSQHHRTGGRKSAEMILTPPDLLTISYDSDRLSCSSQSTNMDDVEAEMRRLKLELKQTMEMYSTACKEALSAKQKARELELWKMEEERRLGEARKAEEAALATAEREKAKSKAAIEAAEASRKIAEIEGRRRAEAEMKVIKESREKRKALDVLSNSDVRYRKYSIEEIEAATDFFSQSLRIGEGGYGPVYRGSLDHTTVAIKVLRPDATQGRSQFNQEIEVLSCVRHPNMVLLLGACPEYGCLVYEYMGNGSLEDRLFLKGNSPPLSWQLRFRIAAEIGKGLLFLHQAKPEPLVHRDLKPANILLDRNYVSKISDVGLARLVPPSIADKVTQYRMTSAAGTFCYIDPEYQQTGMLGIKSDIYSFGVMLLQILTAKPPMALTHHVEMALEEDTFEQMLDPMVPDWPVEEAKSLARLALQCAELRRKDRPDLKTVIMPELNRLNTIASMNMHLADPSSAICIISPNPSQVSFRLSDGNLSDVSSTRSMPMA; encoded by the exons ATGTGGATGACGAAGTTACATCCAGAGAAAAAAGAAGTAAATAATGGAAGTGGAACAGTTGCTGTAGCAATTGATAAAGATAAAACTAGCCAAAATGCCCTAAAATGGGCTGTTGATCATATTCTTCAAAGAGGCCAAGTTGTGATTCTCATTCATGTCAAAGTCAAGGGTTCTACTCATGGTGTTCCTTCCCTCC AGAGAGAGAATTCATTGGTGTGTAGAGATCCTGATCCTCAAACCAGAGACTTGTTCCTTCCTTTTCGCTGTTTTTGTACACGTAAAGAA ATTCAATGCAAAGATGTTGTGCTTCAAGAAACCGAAATAGCAAAAGGTTTAGTTGAATATGTAACTCATACTGCAATTGAGACTTTAGTCCTTGGTGCATCCAATAAAACAGGCTTTCTCAG ATTCAAGGTCACAGATGTACCAAGCAGTGTATTGAAAACAGCACCAGAATTTTGTACAGTTCATGTGATTTCAAAAGGGAAAATTCAATCAACAAGATCAGCCACTAAGCCTGCGCCAGCTGTCTTCCCATTACATTCCAAACATACCAATCAGCCTATCTCCAAACATGCCAATAATCAGCCTATCATGGAGACTTTCCTTCCCCTTAATGACAACAACAATAATTATGCATCCAATAATAAAAGag TTCAAGAGAAGCCACCAACAGTGGATCCACCTCGGAAATCAGAAGAATCTGACTTCTTCAG gTCCCCCTTAACTAGGAAAGGAGCGAATGGGAAAACGTATGCAGAACTTAGTGTACCAGACACAGATATATCCTTTGTTAGTTCTGGTAGACCAAGTGTTTCGAGCAGCAGACCAAGCGTTGATCGGTTCTATCCAGCATTATATGATTTCATCGAAATGGGTGGTCGCAGCCAAAGGCCTTCAAATGTGTCCGAAGCAGAGAGCAACGAATATTCATTTACGAGTCAACATCATCGTACTGGTGGAAGAAAATCAGCTGAGATGATTCTCACTCCTCCTGATTTGTTAACCATTTCTTATGACAGTGACAGATTATCCTGTTCTTCCCAGTCCACTAACATG GATGATGTGGAAGCCGAAATGAGGAGGCTAAAACTCGAGCTCAAGCAAACCATGGAGATGTATAGTACAGCCTGCAAAGAAGCTCTCTCAGCAAAACAAAAG GCAAGAGAGCTTGAACTTTGGAAAATGGAAGAAGAGCGGAGACTCGGAGAAGCACGAAAAGCAGAGGAAGCTGCGTTGGCCACTGCTGAGAGGGAGAAGGCAAAGTCAAAAGCAGCCATTGAAGCTGCAGAAGCATCTCGAAAGATTGCAGAAATCGAAGGACGAAGGAGAGCTGAAGCAGAAATGAAAGTGATCAAAGAATCACGAGAGAAACGAAAGGCACTCGATGTCTTATCAAATTCAGATGTAAGATACAGAAAGTACTCCATAGAAGAAATTGAAGCAGCAACAGATTTCTTTTCCCAGTCTCTGAGAATTGGGGAGGGAGGCTATGGACCTGTTTACCGAGGGAGTCTAGATCATACAACCGTCGCTATTAAGGTTTTACGACCGGATGCAACGCAAGGAAGGTCACAGTTTAACCAAGAG ATTGAAGTATTAAGCTGCGTAAGGCACCCAAACATGGTTCTTCTCCTCGGAGCTTGCCCGGAATACGGTTGTTTAGTATATGAATACATGGGAAACGGAAGCTTAGAAGACCGTCTATTCCTTAAAGGAAACAGTCCTCCTCTTTCATGGCAATTAAGGTTCAGAATAGCAGCTGAAATCGGAAAAGGTTTACTCTTCCTCCACCAAGCCAAACCCGAACCACTCGTCCACCGTGATCTCAAACCAGCAAACATCCTTCTTGATCGGAACTATGTCAGCAAAATCAGCGACGTCGGATTAGCCAGATTAGTCCCGCCGTCCATTGCCGATAAAGTCACACAATACAGAATGACATCGGCGGCAGGAACATTCTGTTACATAGATCCGGAATATCAGCAAACAGGAATGTTAGGAATCAAATCGGATATTTACTCGTTCGGAGTCATGTTGTTACAGATTTTGACGGCGAAACCTCCTATGGCTTTGACTCATCATGTTGAGATGGCTTTGGAGGAGGACACATTTGAACAGATGTTAGATCCAATGGTGCCTGATTGGCCGGTGGAAGAGGCGAAATCTTTGGCGAGATTAGCGCTTCAATGTGCTGAGTTGCGACGGAAAGATAGACCAGATCTGAAAACTGTTATAATGCCTGAACTTAACAGATTGAATACAATTGCTTCAATGAATATGCATCTAGCTGATCCGAGTTCCGCCATTTGTATTATCTCTCCCAATCCTAGCCAAGTTTCTTTTCGACTG AGCGATGGAAATTTATCTGATGTAAGCTCAACGAGAAGCATGCCAATGGCTTAA